Proteins found in one Triticum urartu cultivar G1812 chromosome 4, Tu2.1, whole genome shotgun sequence genomic segment:
- the LOC125550409 gene encoding ATP-dependent DNA helicase DDM1-like, whose translation MGMLPSPPRQLSIVKAVKEEDQLLHSVKEENVDDHPDASSYPSVDLEAEDSDASMEVEEEQPYEARLNVEEEEAKGREAVRLVSDPVTKFNKFDELLTQVQLYSEFILEKVLEGYSNYSSAYNATLTEEEMWAKEQAELVPLVSGGMLRPYQIEGVKWLMSLWCNGLNGILADQMSLGNTIQTIGFLAHLKGNGLHGPYMIIAPVLTLSNWVDEISRLVPSMACLIYYGDKLARSEIRRKLMPKTGGPDFPIIVTSYEMAMSDAKILAQYRWKYIVFDEGHQLNNLECELSRKLRRLPMDNGLLLTGTPFQNNLAELWSLLNFAMPDIFSSHQELESWFDLIEKRGDGQEQTIVNRRVLVSKLHTALDPFLLQVEDSMCYKAKAVKNWNAIHLSEDHTKRDGVRSVGQNCKGAAAEVSSENGGEGTPNMPSTRLGLEGNKAKRPRTDDALLSLLGETNGTVQASLRPAEPVQVPKATSPAEILEALREIPDLARADLLRAYSSLIRDDCQFRSLVALPMDMRKDWLLMEVGNK comes from the exons ATGGGGATGCTTCCCTCACCACCAAGGCAGCTAAGCATCGTCAAGGCGGTGAAGGAGGAGGATCAGTTGTTGCACTCTGTCAAGGAGGAGAATGTTGATGATCATCCAGATGCAAGTTCTTATCCATCTGTTGACCTTGAGGCTGAGGATAGCGATGCATCGATGGAAGTGGAGGAAGAGCAGCCATATGAGGCCCGCCTCAAtgtagaggaggaggaggccaagGGGAGAGAAGCTGTGAGACTTGTTTCTGATCCAGTGACAAAGTTTAACAAGTTTGATGAGCTGCTGACCCAGGTCCAGCTCTATTCGGAATTTATACTTGAGAAGGTGCTTGAAGGATATAGCAATTATAGCTCTGCTTATAATGCTACTCTCACAGAAGAAGAAATGTGGGCAAAAGAGCAGGCCGAGCTTGTTCCATTGGTGTCTGGTGGGATGTTAAGGCCTTACCAGATTGAGGGTGTGAAGTGGCTAATGTCGCTTTGGTGTAATGGGCTAAATGGGATACTAGCAGATCAAATGAGTCTTGGAAACACAATCCAGACAATTGGATTTCTTGCTCATCTCAAAGGGAATGGTCTGCATGGTCCATACATGATCATTGCCCCTGTTCTCACTCTATCAAACTGGGTGGATGAGATCTCTAG GCTTGTTCCGTCTATGGCATGTCTGATTTACTATGGAGATAAATTGGCTCGGTCAGAGATTAGGAGAAAGTTGATGCCCAAAACTGGTGGCCCTGATTTTCCGATAATAGTGACTTCATATGAGATGGCCATGTCCGATGCAAAAATTCTTGCTCAGTACAGGTGGAAATACATTGTTTTTGATGAG GGCCATCAATTGAACAACTTGGAATGTGAATTATCGAGGAAGTTAAGGCGTCTACCAATGGATAATGGGCTCCTTTTGACTGGGACACCATTTCAAAATAACCTAGCAGAGTTGTGGTCGCTACTGAACTTTGCTATGCCTGACATATTCTCATCTCATCAGGAATTGGAATCATG GTTTGATCTTATCGAGAAAAGAGGTGACGGACAAGAACAAACTATAGTCAACAGAAGGGTCCTTGTTTCAAAGCTTCACACCGCGTTGGATCCATTCCTTCTACAAGTGGAAGATTCTATGTGCTACAAGGCCAAAGCTGTTAAGAACTGGAATGCAATCCACCTCTCGGAAGACCACACGAAAAGAGATGGTGTGAGGTCTGTTGGCCAGAATTGTAAAGGGGCAGCAGCGGAGGTTTCTTCTGAAAATGGCGGTGAAGGCACTCCTAACATGCCATCCACTCGACTGGGGCTGGAAGGTAACAAAGCTAAGAGGCCACGAACAGATGATGCACTTCTCTCCCTGCTTGGAGAAACCAATGGCACAGTTCAAGCTTCTTTGAGGCCAGCTGAGCCTGTGCAGGTGCCGAAGGCAACTTCCCCTGCAGAAATCTTGGAGGCCCTCAGAGAGATCCCCGACTTGGCCCGTGCTGACCTTCTGAGAGCCTACAGCAGCCTGATCCGTGATGATTGCCAGTTTAGATCACTTGTTGCGCTCCCAATGGACATGAGGAAGGACTGGCTGCTCATGGAAGTTGGGAACAAGTGA
- the LOC125553450 gene encoding transcription factor ICE1-like isoform X2 has product MLPQFNTCLWVQEGDVHEHQGLGHDQAALMGLEAGNHHDQHLLPMPSGGGGGFGAPPMLDDDSWYFDAVGDAAGNGSMIPAPATVEASGSSSGFGDASQMFPLLDVPGFDLDISGDLSAFLGAGNAPNASLLPHGNTDFLGSFGGFGTAPAQTTDFGDLAGFDLFDTGAPGWSGPSSEGPAAPAPQTAAFSGQGNAKVLRPLENFPASGAQPTLFQKRALRRNAGEEDGGRKRKAAEPDIILDDADDDIISIDASGLNYDSEDGRGVEERGRKDGNESNANSTVTGGAAAEGNGKKKGMPAKNLLAERRRRKKLNDRLYALRSVVPRISKMDRASILGDAIEYLKELKQKINVLQNELEASPSASSLPPTPTSIHPLAPTTPTMPALPSRVKEELTSSPAQEPCVEVKLREGRIVNIRMMCSRRPGVVHSSLKALEGLGLDVQQAVISYFNDFTLDVFKAECKDGPGPQAEEIKAVLLKSAGFHPAA; this is encoded by the exons ATGCTGCCGCAGTTCAATACTTGTCTTTGGGTGCAGGAAGGCGACGTCCATGAACACCAGGGCCTCGGTCACGACCAGGCGGCGCTGATGGGGCTGGAGGCCGGCAACCACCACGACCAGCACCTCCTGCCTATGCCCTCGGGCGGAGGCGGGGGGTTCGGCGCCCCACCGATGCTTGATGATGACAGCTGGTACTTCGACGCGGTCGGTGACGCCGCCGGGAACGGGTCCATGATCCCGGCGCCGGCAACTGTGGAAGCGTCGGGATCTAGCTCCGGATTCGGGGATGCTTCCCAGATGTTCCCGCTCCTCGACGTCCCTGGGTTCGACCTCGACATCTCCGGCGACCTCTCGGCGTTTCTTGGCGCCGGGAACGCGCCGAACGCATCCCTGCTGCCGCATGGGAACACAGACTTCCTCGGCTCGTTCGGTGGCTTCGGCACCGCACCGGCACAAACGACGGACTTCGGTGACCTCGCTGGTTTCGACTTGTTCGATACCGGTGCCCCGGGCTGGAGCGGCCCATCCTCAGAGGGGCCGGCTGCTCCGGCGCCCCAGACCGCTGCCTTCTCTGGGCAGGGCAACGCGAAGGTGCTGAGGCCGCTGGAGAACTTCCCGGCGTCGGGCGCGCAGCCAACGCTCTTCCAGAAGCGCGCACTCCGGCGTAACGCCGGGGAAGAGGACGGCGGGAGGAAGCGTAAGGCAGCGGAGCCTGACATAATACTCGACGACGCCGACGATGACATCATCAGCATCGACGCGTCCGGGCTGAATTACGACTCGGAGGACGGGAGGGGCGTCGAGGAGAGAGGCAGGAAGGACGGCAACGAGTCCAACGCCAACAGCACAGTCACCGGCGGCGCTGCGGCTGAAGGGAACGGGAAGAAGAAGGGGATGCCGGCCAAGAACCTCCTGGCGGAGCGCCGTCGCCGGAAGAAGCTCAACGATCGGCTGTACGCGCTTCGGTCTGTCGTGCCTAGGATCAGCAAG ATGGACAGGGCTTCTATTCTTGGTGATGCAATCGAGTACCTCAAGGAGCTCAAGCAGAAGATCAATGTTCTTCAGAATGAGCTGGAGGCATCTCCTTCCGCGTCCTCGCTGCCTCCGACACCTACAAGCATCCACCCTCTGGCTCCTACAACTCCTACAATGCCCGCGCTGCCATCTCGCGTGAAGGAGGAACTGACAAGCTCTCCTGCTCAGGAACCATGT GTTGAGGTCAAGCTTCGGGAAGGTCGGATCGTCAACATCCGCATGATGTGCTCTCGCAGGCCAGGTGTTGTGCATTCTTCCTTGAAGGCCCTCGAAGGCCTTGGTCTTGACGTGCAGCAAGCTGTTATCAGCTATTTCAATGACTTTAcattggatgtcttcaaggctgAG TGCAAGGATGGCCCTGGTCCTCAGGCTGAGGAAATCAAGGCGGTGCTCCTGAAATCTGCGGGGTTCCATCCAGCGGCCTAG
- the LOC125553450 gene encoding transcription factor ICE1-like isoform X1 has protein sequence MLPQFNTCLWVQEGDVHEHQGLGHDQAALMGLEAGNHHDQHLLPMPSGGGGGFGAPPMLDDDSWYFDAVGDAAGNGSMIPAPATVEASGSSSGFGDASQMFPLLDVPGFDLDISGDLSAFLGAGNAPNASLLPHGNTDFLGSFGGFGTAPAQTTDFGDLAGFDLFDTGAPGWSGPSSEGPAAPAPQTAAFSGQGNAKVLRPLENFPASGAQPTLFQKRALRRNAGEEDGGRKRKAAEPDIILDDADDDIISIDASGLNYDSEDGRGVEERGRKDGNESNANSTVTGGAAAEGNGKKKGMPAKNLLAERRRRKKLNDRLYALRSVVPRISKMDRASILGDAIEYLKELKQKINVLQNELEASPSASSLPPTPTSIHPLAPTTPTMPALPSRVKEELTSSPAQEPCVEVKLREGRIVNIRMMCSRRPGVVHSSLKALEGLGLDVQQAVISYFNDFTLDVFKAEQCKDGPGPQAEEIKAVLLKSAGFHPAA, from the exons ATGCTGCCGCAGTTCAATACTTGTCTTTGGGTGCAGGAAGGCGACGTCCATGAACACCAGGGCCTCGGTCACGACCAGGCGGCGCTGATGGGGCTGGAGGCCGGCAACCACCACGACCAGCACCTCCTGCCTATGCCCTCGGGCGGAGGCGGGGGGTTCGGCGCCCCACCGATGCTTGATGATGACAGCTGGTACTTCGACGCGGTCGGTGACGCCGCCGGGAACGGGTCCATGATCCCGGCGCCGGCAACTGTGGAAGCGTCGGGATCTAGCTCCGGATTCGGGGATGCTTCCCAGATGTTCCCGCTCCTCGACGTCCCTGGGTTCGACCTCGACATCTCCGGCGACCTCTCGGCGTTTCTTGGCGCCGGGAACGCGCCGAACGCATCCCTGCTGCCGCATGGGAACACAGACTTCCTCGGCTCGTTCGGTGGCTTCGGCACCGCACCGGCACAAACGACGGACTTCGGTGACCTCGCTGGTTTCGACTTGTTCGATACCGGTGCCCCGGGCTGGAGCGGCCCATCCTCAGAGGGGCCGGCTGCTCCGGCGCCCCAGACCGCTGCCTTCTCTGGGCAGGGCAACGCGAAGGTGCTGAGGCCGCTGGAGAACTTCCCGGCGTCGGGCGCGCAGCCAACGCTCTTCCAGAAGCGCGCACTCCGGCGTAACGCCGGGGAAGAGGACGGCGGGAGGAAGCGTAAGGCAGCGGAGCCTGACATAATACTCGACGACGCCGACGATGACATCATCAGCATCGACGCGTCCGGGCTGAATTACGACTCGGAGGACGGGAGGGGCGTCGAGGAGAGAGGCAGGAAGGACGGCAACGAGTCCAACGCCAACAGCACAGTCACCGGCGGCGCTGCGGCTGAAGGGAACGGGAAGAAGAAGGGGATGCCGGCCAAGAACCTCCTGGCGGAGCGCCGTCGCCGGAAGAAGCTCAACGATCGGCTGTACGCGCTTCGGTCTGTCGTGCCTAGGATCAGCAAG ATGGACAGGGCTTCTATTCTTGGTGATGCAATCGAGTACCTCAAGGAGCTCAAGCAGAAGATCAATGTTCTTCAGAATGAGCTGGAGGCATCTCCTTCCGCGTCCTCGCTGCCTCCGACACCTACAAGCATCCACCCTCTGGCTCCTACAACTCCTACAATGCCCGCGCTGCCATCTCGCGTGAAGGAGGAACTGACAAGCTCTCCTGCTCAGGAACCATGT GTTGAGGTCAAGCTTCGGGAAGGTCGGATCGTCAACATCCGCATGATGTGCTCTCGCAGGCCAGGTGTTGTGCATTCTTCCTTGAAGGCCCTCGAAGGCCTTGGTCTTGACGTGCAGCAAGCTGTTATCAGCTATTTCAATGACTTTAcattggatgtcttcaaggctgAG CAGTGCAAGGATGGCCCTGGTCCTCAGGCTGAGGAAATCAAGGCGGTGCTCCTGAAATCTGCGGGGTTCCATCCAGCGGCCTAG